Proteins from a single region of Gammaproteobacteria bacterium:
- a CDS encoding 3-oxoadipate--succinyl-CoA transferase subunit B, protein MTDKPACTASELLAVMSARLLNDGQIVFAGVGIPLLAVTLAQRLHAPSLTIMFEGGVIGPFIEPGKLPPSTNEQRCTRKANMVLPITDVLLLLQRGYIDIGFMGGAQIDRYGNLNSSFIGDPDKPKIRLPGTGGGNDISSLANMIVAMKHEKRRFVAEVDFVTSPGFLTGGTSRIDAGLVTGGMFRVVTDLALIGFDSESRQMSVLALHEGVTREQVLDNTGFDLAFDDTLAVTAPPSSDELAVLRELDPEQLYTA, encoded by the coding sequence ATGACTGACAAGCCTGCCTGCACCGCATCGGAACTATTGGCTGTGATGAGTGCGAGACTCCTCAACGACGGCCAGATCGTGTTTGCCGGTGTCGGTATACCGCTGTTGGCCGTGACGCTCGCACAGAGACTGCACGCACCCAGCCTCACGATCATGTTCGAGGGTGGCGTGATTGGCCCGTTCATCGAGCCCGGTAAATTACCGCCCTCGACCAACGAGCAGCGCTGTACGCGCAAGGCCAACATGGTGCTGCCGATTACCGATGTCCTGCTGCTGCTGCAGCGGGGCTATATCGATATCGGTTTCATGGGCGGGGCCCAGATCGACCGCTACGGTAACCTCAACAGCTCGTTCATCGGTGATCCGGACAAACCGAAAATCCGTCTTCCCGGCACCGGCGGCGGCAACGACATCTCCAGCCTGGCCAACATGATCGTGGCTATGAAACACGAGAAACGCCGCTTCGTAGCGGAGGTCGACTTCGTGACCAGCCCTGGATTCCTGACCGGCGGCACTTCGCGGATCGATGCAGGCCTCGTTACCGGCGGCATGTTTCGGGTCGTGACTGATCTTGCCTTAATAGGGTTTGACAGCGAGAGCCGGCAGATGAGTGTGTTGGCACTGCACGAGGGAGTAACCCGCGAGCAGGTGCTGGATAACACCGGCTTTGACCTTGCGTTCGATGACACACTCGCCGTGACCGCCCCGCCTTCTTCGGACGAACTTGCAGTGTTACGGGAACTGGATCCGGAACAACTCTACACCGCCTGA
- a CDS encoding TIGR03619 family F420-dependent LLM class oxidoreductase has translation MPSNQVAYGMTLRNFVAYPELPNPAGLIEQGEWIEQLGFESVWVWDHILLGVEPHFPIIDSLSLLTAIAARTRTVKLGTGVLILPLRNPVILAKQLSSMDVISGGRLLLGLASGWYKREFDAVGVDFHQRGKIMDQNLDILERLWTEDKITAEYPPHKLRSAAMFPKPQQQPRPPILIGGYADRVLKRVATRSDGWLTYCYTATSYAEDKARILQFAEEAGRDPTALSFTNQLPIGIGPREKMEGPMMEWLNTEWDFASWSKSTADSAIIGTVDECAEQLRAHFEKGLDRLVFMPYRYQDEQVEAIAKELIPLLG, from the coding sequence ATGCCGTCGAACCAAGTTGCCTATGGCATGACACTGCGCAATTTCGTGGCCTACCCGGAACTGCCCAACCCTGCCGGCCTAATCGAACAAGGCGAGTGGATCGAGCAACTCGGCTTCGAATCGGTCTGGGTCTGGGACCACATCCTGCTTGGGGTCGAGCCCCACTTCCCGATCATCGACTCGCTCTCGCTCCTGACCGCGATCGCGGCAAGAACGCGCACAGTCAAACTCGGTACCGGTGTTCTTATTCTGCCACTCAGGAATCCGGTGATCCTTGCCAAGCAGCTCTCCAGCATGGACGTAATCTCAGGCGGGCGACTGCTGCTGGGTCTCGCCTCGGGCTGGTACAAGCGCGAATTCGATGCCGTTGGCGTTGACTTTCACCAGCGGGGCAAGATCATGGACCAAAACCTCGATATTCTCGAGCGCCTGTGGACCGAAGACAAGATAACCGCCGAGTACCCACCACACAAATTAAGAAGCGCAGCCATGTTCCCTAAACCACAGCAACAGCCCCGGCCACCGATCCTCATCGGCGGTTACGCCGACCGCGTACTCAAACGTGTCGCGACACGAAGCGATGGTTGGCTTACCTACTGCTACACCGCCACTTCCTATGCCGAAGACAAGGCACGAATTCTCCAGTTCGCCGAGGAAGCCGGCCGCGACCCGACAGCGCTGTCATTCACTAACCAGTTACCAATCGGAATCGGCCCACGGGAAAAAATGGAAGGACCGATGATGGAGTGGCTTAACACGGAGTGGGATTTCGCCTCCTGGAGCAAATCGACTGCAGACAGCGCGATTATCGGCACGGTGGACGAATGCGCCGAACAACTTCGCGCCCACTTCGAAAAGGGCCTCGATCGGCTGGTCTTCATGCCCTACCGGTACCAAGACGAGCAGGTGGAAGCGATAGCGAAGGAACTGATCCCGCTACTTGGTTGA
- a CDS encoding 5-oxoprolinase subunit PxpA — protein sequence MADKINLNADIGEGFGAYDIGNDAELMEIIKSASIACGFHAGDPLTMRRLVAHAARVGASVGVHPGFNDLWGFGRRRITMPAEDLEYLIAYQIGALQAMVRYEGLSVTHLKPHGALNNMAAEDETLAMAIGRAIQITDPGIIYVALAGSSMHTAAEKLGLRLAREGFADRQYEDDGNLASRSISGTVIKDPVVACEQAVRMVRDGEVVSRHGKVIPVQVETLCVHGDELTGVAVAREVRKGLEAAGIAVVPLPEMLI from the coding sequence ATGGCTGACAAGATCAATCTCAATGCCGACATCGGTGAAGGGTTCGGTGCATACGACATCGGCAATGACGCCGAGTTAATGGAGATTATCAAATCTGCCAGCATCGCCTGCGGGTTTCACGCCGGCGACCCCTTGACCATGCGCCGGTTAGTCGCCCACGCTGCCCGGGTTGGTGCCAGCGTTGGCGTTCACCCGGGGTTCAATGATCTTTGGGGATTTGGCCGCCGGCGGATCACGATGCCTGCCGAGGACCTCGAATACCTCATCGCCTATCAGATCGGTGCCCTCCAGGCGATGGTGCGTTACGAGGGCTTGTCGGTTACCCACCTTAAGCCCCACGGCGCGTTAAATAACATGGCAGCTGAGGACGAGACACTGGCAATGGCGATTGGCCGTGCCATCCAGATCACTGATCCCGGCATCATCTACGTCGCGCTGGCCGGTTCCTCTATGCACACCGCAGCGGAAAAGCTCGGCCTGCGCCTGGCGCGCGAGGGATTCGCCGACCGCCAGTACGAGGACGATGGCAATCTTGCGTCACGATCGATTTCCGGCACTGTGATCAAGGATCCTGTAGTGGCGTGCGAACAGGCGGTTCGCATGGTTCGGGATGGCGAGGTCGTATCCCGCCATGGCAAGGTGATTCCGGTCCAGGTGGAAACGTTGTGTGTCCACGGTGACGAGTTGACCGGTGTGGCCGTCGCGCGCGAAGTACGGAAAGGGCTCGAGGCAGCGGGCATCGCCGTGGTGCCGCTGCCGGAGATGCTCATCTGA
- the pxpB gene encoding 5-oxoprolinase subunit PxpB, translating into MNPPAKFLPNGDTVMVVEFGEEIDLDISRRVTALYAGVNALELAGITDLVPTFRSLAIHYDPEIVSFAGLENTLAKILPDLPIDDFTGRDWSIPACYDLDLSPDLEAVAEACSLSIEEVIQRHSSDTYHVYMVGFLPGYPYLGDLTAEIALPRKATPNLRIPARSIAIAERMTAVYPIECPGGWHVIGRTPVRLFDQTASPPALLAQGDRVRFTPISRREYDCLAEKDAGANHVLPHGKSAT; encoded by the coding sequence ATGAATCCGCCGGCCAAATTTCTCCCTAACGGCGACACCGTCATGGTTGTTGAATTTGGCGAAGAAATTGATCTGGACATAAGCCGGAGGGTGACTGCGCTCTATGCTGGTGTGAACGCGCTCGAACTCGCTGGCATCACTGATTTGGTGCCGACCTTCCGTTCCCTCGCGATCCACTACGACCCCGAAATCGTCTCTTTCGCCGGACTCGAAAATACACTTGCCAAAATCCTGCCCGACCTTCCCATTGATGACTTCACCGGGCGTGACTGGTCAATACCGGCCTGCTATGACCTGGATCTGTCACCGGACCTTGAAGCGGTCGCTGAGGCATGTTCCTTGTCGATCGAGGAGGTCATCCAGCGCCACAGCAGTGACACCTACCATGTTTACATGGTCGGGTTCCTGCCGGGTTATCCCTACCTGGGGGATCTCACCGCGGAAATCGCTTTGCCCCGCAAGGCCACACCCAACCTGCGCATCCCTGCCCGTTCAATCGCTATTGCCGAGCGGATGACTGCGGTCTACCCGATCGAGTGCCCCGGCGGGTGGCACGTGATTGGCCGAACGCCGGTGAGGTTGTTCGACCAAACCGCTTCGCCCCCGGCCCTTCTGGCACAAGGCGACCGGGTTCGCTTTACACCGATCAGCCGTCGCGAGTACGACTGTCTTGCTGAAAAGGACGCCGGGGCTAACCACGTCCTGCCACACGGGAAATCGGCAACGTGA
- a CDS encoding biotin-dependent carboxyltransferase family protein: MIPILRVHKPGLHTTVQDLGRYGLQSMGVPVSGALDTTALRIANHLVGNEPTIAALEVLGAGPVLEVTTESVRIAVAGGKALIELLSPYRRQLPTFESFCLHRGDVFCIGPVTDMAMTYLSVEGGFDLPPAMGSLSTYTRGGFGGFNGRQLESDDELSLVLSAAPVRDELRFVERRLPGDLPIRIIPGPQDDFFTPESLHTLVSCDYTVSSAVDRMGMRLKGPQLEHARGFNITSDGTAPGSIQVPGDGLPIVLLADRQTTGGYPKIGCVISADLPTVARLRPGNTIRFALATLEQAAEARRERESWFARFRSHIKRSTLSGIIDPITLHTQNLVSGVVGPDDATELGK, encoded by the coding sequence GTGATTCCCATCCTCCGCGTGCACAAGCCCGGCCTGCACACCACGGTCCAGGATCTGGGCCGCTACGGCCTGCAGTCTATGGGAGTGCCGGTCTCCGGTGCGCTTGACACGACCGCGCTTCGTATTGCAAACCACCTCGTTGGCAATGAACCGACGATTGCGGCCCTCGAAGTGCTTGGCGCGGGGCCCGTGCTGGAAGTCACCACAGAATCAGTGCGCATCGCCGTTGCGGGTGGCAAAGCGTTGATTGAACTTCTCTCGCCGTATCGCCGTCAGCTGCCCACGTTTGAGAGTTTCTGCCTGCACCGTGGTGATGTCTTTTGCATTGGGCCGGTCACCGACATGGCAATGACATACCTCTCGGTCGAGGGCGGCTTCGACCTGCCACCCGCTATGGGCAGTCTCTCGACCTACACCCGTGGGGGCTTCGGCGGCTTCAACGGTCGGCAGCTAGAAAGTGACGATGAACTTTCTCTGGTCCTGTCAGCAGCACCGGTTCGGGATGAATTACGCTTCGTCGAGCGTAGGCTGCCAGGCGACCTCCCCATCCGCATCATCCCGGGACCGCAGGATGACTTTTTCACTCCCGAGTCTTTGCACACTCTGGTCAGCTGTGACTACACGGTCTCATCCGCCGTTGATCGCATGGGCATGCGCCTGAAGGGTCCGCAGCTTGAGCATGCACGCGGCTTCAACATTACTTCTGACGGTACGGCACCCGGTTCGATCCAGGTGCCAGGTGACGGCCTGCCGATCGTGCTCCTGGCTGATAGACAGACCACCGGTGGTTACCCGAAGATAGGCTGTGTGATCTCAGCCGATCTGCCAACGGTAGCGCGCCTGCGTCCGGGGAACACAATCCGGTTTGCCCTAGCCACACTCGAACAGGCGGCCGAGGCGCGGCGCGAACGGGAAAGCTGGTTTGCCAGGTTCCGCTCACACATCAAGCGGTCGACCTTATCTGGTATCATCGATCCCATTACCCTTCACACGCAAAACCTGGTCAGCGGGGTAGTTGGGCCCGATGATGCTACCGAGCTTGGTAAATAG
- a CDS encoding xanthine dehydrogenase family protein molybdopterin-binding subunit yields MSTHGVGASVLRKEDDRYLRGRGEFVGDIQLAGTRHVAFLRSPVAHGYLRNASIPNECRQQVFVADDLAAVAPIRAHSTLPGFKSSDQPVLASGKVRHVGELIAMCVADTRAEAEDIVDAIGVEIEELPVLSDMLAAREAGAPLVHEEWGDNVFLTTDFEQDLDPIIARAAASVTRTIRTARQSMSPLEGRGVLARWDSRLEQLVVYTSTQQPHIVRTGLSECLGIEHARIRVVAPDVGGGFGYKGILLPEEICLAWAAIKLGHPLKWLEDRRENLIASSNCREHHYTITVYGDANGKLLAIDAEATVDAGAYSSYPFSACLEAAQVVSILPGVYDLEGYRCRTYAVATNKPPILPYRGVARCGVCTALELMVDALARELAIEPTEVRFQSLIGPEQMPFNNITSKHFDSGDYPESLRQVIDTIDLDSIRSRQQRGEADGRRIGIGFAMYTEQGAHGTTVYANWGIPMVPGHEQCTARLTPDGGLELRIGAHSHGQGLETTLAQVAHEVLGIPLEQTRLIHGDTAITPYSTGTWGSRSMVMSGGAVACACDELARRVLRIGANLLQCPVEAVRLKDGAVQGAAGSIQLAEISRTWYLKPQELDTEADPAGLEVTAGYKPERDSGTFSYATHAAVIAVDPLTGEIELLDYVIAEDGGVLVNPMIVDGQILGGLAQGIGTALFEEMVYSTDGQPQASTLSEYLLPGPTEVPDAQIIHLETPSPYTRFGVKGIGEGGCIAPPAAITNAINDALRAIGVELSVLPVTPRRIVEAVAAASDSSLGKVTT; encoded by the coding sequence ATGAGCACACACGGTGTCGGCGCTTCAGTGCTGCGCAAGGAAGACGATCGCTACCTGCGTGGGCGGGGAGAATTTGTCGGCGACATTCAGCTGGCAGGTACCCGCCATGTCGCCTTCCTCCGGAGCCCCGTTGCTCACGGCTACCTCCGCAATGCCTCGATTCCGAACGAATGCCGTCAGCAGGTGTTTGTCGCTGACGATCTCGCGGCGGTCGCCCCGATCCGGGCGCATTCCACCCTGCCTGGTTTCAAATCCTCCGATCAACCAGTACTGGCGAGCGGTAAGGTCCGCCATGTCGGCGAACTGATCGCAATGTGTGTGGCTGACACACGGGCTGAGGCCGAGGACATCGTTGATGCGATCGGCGTCGAGATCGAGGAACTGCCAGTACTTAGCGACATGCTCGCCGCTCGCGAAGCCGGCGCGCCCCTGGTGCACGAGGAGTGGGGTGACAACGTGTTCCTTACAACAGACTTTGAACAGGACCTCGACCCGATCATTGCTCGAGCTGCTGCTTCGGTCACCCGCACAATTCGTACCGCACGCCAGTCGATGAGCCCACTCGAGGGCCGCGGCGTCCTCGCCAGATGGGACAGCCGACTCGAACAACTCGTGGTTTATACCTCGACCCAGCAACCCCATATTGTACGTACCGGTCTTTCCGAATGTCTCGGCATTGAACATGCCCGGATCCGGGTGGTGGCACCAGATGTCGGTGGTGGTTTCGGCTACAAGGGCATTCTTCTACCGGAAGAAATCTGCCTTGCCTGGGCGGCAATAAAGCTGGGGCACCCGCTCAAGTGGCTGGAAGACCGGCGCGAAAACCTCATCGCATCATCCAATTGTCGCGAGCACCACTACACCATTACCGTTTACGGTGATGCGAACGGCAAACTCCTCGCCATCGATGCCGAGGCAACGGTCGATGCTGGTGCCTACTCTTCTTATCCTTTCTCCGCCTGCCTAGAAGCAGCCCAGGTCGTCAGCATTCTGCCCGGTGTGTATGACCTGGAGGGGTACCGCTGCCGGACCTATGCCGTCGCCACCAACAAGCCCCCCATCCTGCCGTACCGCGGCGTTGCCCGTTGCGGGGTCTGCACTGCACTGGAACTAATGGTCGATGCGCTGGCGCGGGAACTGGCAATCGAACCCACCGAAGTGCGTTTCCAGAGTCTTATCGGTCCCGAGCAGATGCCATTCAACAATATCACGAGCAAACATTTTGACAGCGGCGATTACCCGGAGTCGCTGCGCCAGGTGATCGACACAATTGATCTCGACTCTATCCGAAGCCGCCAGCAACGTGGCGAAGCAGACGGGCGACGGATCGGGATCGGCTTTGCGATGTACACAGAACAAGGAGCCCACGGTACCACCGTTTATGCCAACTGGGGGATCCCAATGGTGCCGGGCCACGAACAGTGCACGGCCCGCCTGACCCCGGATGGGGGGTTGGAACTGCGCATTGGAGCCCATTCCCACGGACAGGGTTTGGAAACCACCCTGGCTCAGGTCGCGCACGAGGTTCTCGGTATCCCGCTGGAACAGACTCGACTGATCCACGGTGACACCGCGATCACGCCTTACTCGACCGGTACCTGGGGCTCACGCTCAATGGTGATGTCTGGCGGAGCAGTTGCCTGCGCATGCGATGAGTTGGCACGGCGGGTGTTGCGCATTGGCGCCAACTTGCTCCAGTGTCCAGTGGAGGCAGTGCGACTAAAAGACGGCGCTGTCCAAGGCGCCGCCGGCAGTATCCAACTTGCCGAGATCTCCCGCACCTGGTACCTCAAGCCGCAGGAGCTGGATACCGAGGCAGACCCGGCGGGTCTCGAGGTCACCGCGGGCTACAAGCCAGAACGGGATTCGGGTACTTTCAGTTACGCCACCCATGCTGCCGTCATAGCTGTTGACCCGCTGACCGGCGAGATTGAATTACTTGATTACGTGATTGCCGAGGATGGTGGAGTGCTGGTCAACCCCATGATTGTCGATGGCCAGATCCTTGGCGGGCTGGCCCAGGGTATAGGTACCGCCCTGTTCGAGGAAATGGTCTACAGCACAGACGGCCAGCCACAGGCATCCACTCTGTCGGAATACCTGTTGCCTGGCCCGACCGAGGTCCCGGACGCGCAAATCATCCATCTGGAAACGCCCTCGCCCTATACCCGTTTCGGCGTCAAGGGCATCGGTGAGGGTGGCTGTATCGCACCACCGGCCGCGATCACCAACGCGATTAACGATGCGCTTCGAGCTATCGGAGTGGAACTGTCGGTGCTACCAGTCACACCGCGGCGTATCGTGGAGGCTGTTGCCGCGGCAAGCGATTCGTCACTTGGCAAGGTGACAACATGA
- a CDS encoding FAD binding domain-containing protein has protein sequence MKPVDFDYEQAKSVDEAITLLTQSADALILAGGQTLGPMLNLRLVQPELLVDITRIDELVRVEASTTHVTIGACVSHAAVEDRRIADLGHDFLARVAGGIGYRAVRNRGTLGGSVANADPAADWVSCFAALDAEILVSGQSGQRIVKIDDFLVGAMETTIGTGELINGIRMPRLGASVRCGYAKISRKPGEFADAIAAIVHDPDRGCCRVVVGATDGLPLLLDNDALGLGPAVALPAVLDPGPVRDHLAWHMPVPDLYRLNVQCAVLQRALADAHAFPS, from the coding sequence ATGAAGCCAGTCGACTTCGATTACGAACAGGCGAAAAGCGTCGACGAGGCAATTACGCTCCTGACTCAGTCGGCGGACGCCCTGATTCTCGCCGGCGGCCAGACGCTCGGTCCGATGCTCAACCTGCGACTGGTTCAACCTGAACTGCTGGTAGACATTACTCGCATCGATGAACTCGTCCGCGTTGAGGCGTCGACAACCCACGTCACCATCGGTGCCTGCGTATCCCATGCCGCGGTCGAAGACCGGCGAATTGCCGATCTGGGTCATGATTTTCTTGCCCGGGTCGCTGGCGGCATCGGTTACCGCGCGGTCCGGAATCGTGGCACCCTCGGCGGCAGTGTCGCCAATGCGGATCCAGCGGCTGACTGGGTGTCGTGTTTTGCCGCGCTCGACGCCGAGATCCTGGTCTCCGGCCAAAGTGGGCAGCGGATTGTCAAGATCGATGACTTCCTGGTTGGAGCAATGGAAACAACCATCGGCACAGGAGAACTGATAAACGGGATCCGCATGCCCCGACTCGGCGCCTCCGTGCGTTGCGGATATGCCAAGATTTCACGCAAACCCGGTGAATTTGCCGACGCGATCGCAGCGATTGTGCATGACCCCGACCGTGGTTGTTGTCGTGTGGTTGTCGGCGCCACCGACGGCTTGCCTCTCTTGCTCGACAATGATGCACTTGGCCTCGGCCCCGCTGTGGCACTCCCCGCTGTACTGGACCCAGGACCGGTTCGCGATCATCTTGCGTGGCACATGCCGGTGCCCGATCTCTATCGCCTCAATGTCCAGTGCGCTGTACTCCAGCGCGCGCTGGCCGATGCCCACGCATTCCCGTCATGA
- a CDS encoding 2Fe-2S iron-sulfur cluster-binding protein yields the protein MRPFEVTVNGRLHRAAVSPRTSLADFLRDDIGLTGTHLGCEHGICGACTVLINGQISRSCITYAVTCAGATVETIEGLDDDPLMGELRRTFSEEHALQCGYCTPGMLITARDVLSRHTDLTQAQIRREMSGNLCRCTGYRGIVRAIARVAAQPLVSGPQQNTVGLGPAPGPGACETRSTPEAIGTPQGLATPSPTTPVPGGLPSGITVSVRDVRESDGWVTIEQVFTLPHPRTTVWPLLSDLEKTCAALPGIELDGPPVDGAVSGKASIKLGPIRPVFAFSGTYAVDDRSYSSTIEGVGTDRRSHSRAKARIQNRLFDLDEENTRVEVEIAYTIAGPLAQFGRSGFVRNLVGRLATTFAHNVNAALSGESGSAAALAQSQGWWKKWLAPLCRLIAAFNRRRPRQGD from the coding sequence ATGAGACCGTTTGAGGTGACGGTCAATGGGCGTCTTCATCGTGCTGCGGTGTCGCCACGCACTTCCCTGGCCGATTTCCTGCGCGATGATATCGGCCTTACCGGTACCCATCTTGGCTGCGAGCATGGGATTTGTGGTGCCTGCACCGTACTCATCAATGGTCAGATATCCCGCTCCTGTATCACGTACGCCGTTACCTGCGCTGGTGCGACAGTAGAAACCATCGAGGGTCTGGACGACGACCCGCTGATGGGGGAGCTGCGCCGGACATTTTCAGAGGAGCACGCCCTGCAGTGTGGCTACTGTACCCCAGGTATGCTGATCACCGCTCGCGATGTGCTCTCGCGGCACACAGATCTCACGCAGGCGCAGATACGGCGCGAGATGAGCGGCAACCTGTGCCGCTGTACCGGTTATCGCGGTATCGTCCGAGCCATTGCGCGGGTCGCCGCTCAGCCTTTGGTCAGTGGCCCGCAGCAGAACACAGTTGGGCTCGGTCCTGCACCGGGGCCCGGTGCGTGCGAGACAAGATCAACGCCGGAGGCGATAGGCACTCCTCAAGGCTTGGCAACGCCGTCGCCGACAACGCCAGTCCCGGGTGGTTTGCCGTCGGGGATTACCGTCAGTGTCCGTGACGTAAGAGAGTCCGATGGCTGGGTTACTATCGAGCAGGTGTTCACGTTACCCCACCCCCGCACCACGGTGTGGCCGTTGCTTTCAGACCTCGAAAAAACCTGTGCAGCACTGCCTGGGATCGAACTCGATGGTCCACCGGTCGACGGTGCGGTCAGTGGCAAAGCCTCGATCAAACTGGGTCCGATTAGACCGGTTTTCGCCTTTTCCGGGACATACGCTGTGGATGATCGAAGTTACTCGTCAACAATCGAGGGCGTGGGAACGGATCGCCGGAGCCACTCGCGGGCCAAGGCGCGCATCCAGAACCGTTTGTTCGACCTCGACGAGGAGAACACGCGGGTGGAAGTTGAGATCGCTTATACCATCGCCGGTCCACTGGCCCAGTTCGGTCGCTCGGGCTTTGTCCGCAATCTTGTTGGCCGACTGGCGACCACCTTTGCCCACAACGTGAACGCCGCCTTGTCTGGTGAGTCCGGGTCCGCCGCTGCACTGGCACAATCCCAGGGCTGGTGGAAAAAGTGGCTGGCACCCCTCTGTCGCCTTATCGCCGCCTTCAACCGACGACGCCCACGACAAGGGGATTAG
- a CDS encoding LLM class flavin-dependent oxidoreductase yields the protein MPLKKTKVGVLYHRYLPGYSAERFAIDAEELGFDSLWVSENTFSRAPKADPFVVLGIFAAVTNRPLIGTAVVRLPLRSPAAMAKACAYVDQLSNGRLIFGIGVGGDFPEEFTAAGIPFVERGARTDECMDILKALWKNAETTFHGRFYQFDKAIQYPKPIQAGGPPLWVGGRGDPALRRAIRYGHGIFPLFFTPQHYREACSRLEELATETKRDPTEITRALTVFLSIGKTRQAALRMMGESIGVDYNLREDQVERLNVTGTPSEVTEQLEAYIEAGVEHFAIAFGCPHDEVATQLETLGSEVLPHLSR from the coding sequence ATGCCACTGAAAAAGACTAAAGTCGGCGTACTTTATCATCGCTATCTGCCAGGCTATAGCGCAGAACGGTTTGCTATCGATGCTGAAGAGTTAGGCTTCGATTCGTTGTGGGTAAGCGAAAACACATTTTCCCGTGCACCCAAAGCGGATCCATTCGTCGTACTTGGAATTTTTGCTGCAGTCACAAATCGTCCGCTAATTGGAACAGCAGTCGTGCGACTGCCGCTGAGAAGTCCAGCTGCAATGGCAAAGGCTTGCGCCTACGTCGACCAACTGTCGAACGGACGATTAATCTTCGGAATCGGCGTCGGCGGCGACTTCCCAGAGGAGTTCACTGCAGCCGGAATACCGTTTGTCGAGCGCGGTGCGAGAACGGATGAGTGTATGGATATACTAAAGGCATTGTGGAAAAACGCAGAAACGACATTTCACGGCCGGTTCTACCAGTTTGACAAAGCAATTCAGTATCCAAAACCAATTCAGGCAGGTGGACCACCACTATGGGTGGGTGGGCGTGGAGATCCGGCGTTGCGACGGGCGATCCGTTATGGCCATGGTATTTTCCCCCTCTTTTTTACGCCCCAGCACTATCGGGAGGCCTGCTCCCGTCTGGAAGAACTGGCCACGGAAACGAAGCGGGATCCAACTGAGATTACGCGAGCACTGACTGTGTTCCTGTCGATAGGTAAGACACGACAAGCCGCGTTACGCATGATGGGTGAAAGCATCGGTGTGGATTACAACCTGCGTGAGGATCAGGTCGAACGCCTCAACGTAACCGGCACGCCAAGTGAAGTTACTGAGCAACTCGAAGCTTATATTGAAGCCGGTGTCGAACATTTTGCCATAGCATTTGGATGTCCTCACGATGAGGTTGCCACACAACTGGAAACACTGGGGTCAGAAGTGTTACCGCATCTGAGTAGGTAG
- a CDS encoding alpha/beta hydrolase, giving the protein MPYVTTDDGIQLYYEEAGSGDTVLFVHEFGGDHRSWEPQIRFFSRRYRCITYGARGYPPSDVPDDPATYSQQRAVIDAINVLDELHISNAHIVGLSMGGFTALHVGLEYPQRARSLVVAGCGYGAEKEHAEYFKGVSLEVAQQFESLGSKAFATTYASGAARVQFQNKDPRGWGELVEWLGQHSSVGVANTMRGVQCQRPSLYDLEPGLSNLATPTLVINGDEDDHCLQPGLFLKRTIPACGLLVLPKTGHTINLEEPNMFNSAVAEFFAQVDAGQWAPRDPRADPAQVMRTR; this is encoded by the coding sequence ATGCCCTATGTCACGACAGATGATGGCATTCAGTTGTACTACGAGGAAGCAGGCAGTGGCGACACCGTACTGTTCGTGCACGAATTCGGCGGCGATCATCGCTCATGGGAGCCACAAATCCGATTCTTCTCGCGCCGCTACCGTTGCATTACCTATGGTGCCCGCGGCTATCCCCCCTCAGATGTGCCCGATGACCCTGCCACATATTCGCAGCAAAGAGCCGTAATCGATGCCATCAATGTTCTCGACGAGTTGCACATCAGTAACGCCCATATCGTAGGACTTTCGATGGGGGGCTTTACGGCACTGCACGTTGGGCTTGAATATCCTCAACGGGCACGCTCCCTAGTCGTCGCCGGTTGTGGTTACGGCGCGGAAAAAGAACACGCCGAATATTTCAAAGGGGTATCGCTGGAAGTCGCTCAGCAATTCGAATCACTGGGCAGCAAAGCTTTCGCAACGACCTACGCCAGCGGCGCAGCGCGCGTCCAGTTTCAAAACAAGGATCCACGAGGATGGGGCGAACTGGTCGAATGGCTCGGCCAGCACTCTTCCGTGGGTGTGGCGAATACCATGCGTGGCGTTCAGTGCCAACGACCTTCCCTATACGATTTGGAACCCGGACTGAGCAACCTCGCCACACCGACGCTCGTCATTAACGGAGACGAGGACGACCACTGTCTGCAACCCGGCCTATTTCTCAAACGCACCATTCCTGCCTGTGGATTGTTAGTGCTGCCAAAGACCGGGCACACGATCAACCTTGAAGAGCCAAATATGTTCAACTCAGCGGTGGCGGAGTTTTTTGCCCAGGTCGACGCAGGCCAGTGGGCACCGCGCGATCCGCGCGCCGATCCGGCCCAAGTCATGCGTACCCGCTGA